From the genome of Flavobacterium luteolum, one region includes:
- a CDS encoding PKD domain-containing protein produces MKKIVSVLVVIAAVFMSNSCSKHDDEVIVDCLSEAIFVKIHNSTDATNPKLMNYSVEYTGTGTLVGVKWTFGDGTTGTGTAVTHTYAAAGTYEAKAEVTIKKDGAECTSVPKRTVTVN; encoded by the coding sequence ATGAAAAAGATTGTATCTGTTCTAGTTGTAATTGCGGCTGTATTTATGAGCAATTCTTGTAGTAAGCACGATGATGAGGTAATAGTTGATTGTTTATCTGAAGCAATTTTTGTTAAAATACACAATTCAACCGATGCGACTAATCCGAAGTTAATGAACTACTCGGTTGAGTACACAGGAACAGGAACTTTGGTTGGAGTGAAATGGACATTTGGTGATGGAACTACAGGAACTGGCACTGCAGTAACACATACTTACGCAGCGGCTGGAACATATGAAGCCAAAGCTGAAGTTACAATTAAAAAAGATGGTGCAGAATGTACTTCTGTTCCCAAAAGAACCGTTACGGTTAACTAG
- a CDS encoding NUDIX hydrolase, with amino-acid sequence MEKLQNIRIAVDAIVFGYKNNGLYALLIEQKFGSADKYWALPGGLVQNDESLSDAVIRELHEETNVQLNFMEQLYTFGDDIHRDSRNRVISVAYYALVDASNLEIKANTDAERVQWFKIDEIPPLAFDHNLILEKGIERLKAKLTYEPIGFDLLPEEFLFSDLENLYCTILEKEIDRRNFRKKILSYGILEETEKFSPIKTGRPAKLFKFNKLKYNELINKGFHFEIKFA; translated from the coding sequence ATGGAAAAATTACAAAATATTAGAATTGCTGTAGATGCGATTGTTTTTGGATATAAAAATAATGGACTATATGCACTTTTGATTGAGCAGAAATTTGGCTCAGCAGATAAATATTGGGCATTGCCAGGAGGTTTAGTTCAGAATGATGAATCTCTTAGCGATGCAGTAATACGTGAATTGCATGAAGAAACAAATGTACAGTTGAATTTTATGGAACAATTGTACACTTTTGGCGATGACATTCATAGAGATTCCAGAAACCGCGTGATTTCAGTGGCGTATTATGCTTTAGTTGATGCTTCGAATTTGGAGATTAAAGCCAATACAGATGCCGAACGAGTACAATGGTTCAAAATAGATGAAATTCCGCCTTTGGCATTCGACCATAATTTGATTTTAGAAAAAGGCATTGAAAGATTAAAGGCAAAACTCACTTATGAACCAATAGGTTTCGATTTACTTCCAGAAGAATTCTTGTTCTCAGATCTTGAAAACCTTTATTGCACGATTTTAGAAAAAGAAATAGATCGCAGAAACTTCAGAAAAAAAATACTCAGCTATGGTATTTTAGAAGAAACAGAAAAATTTTCACCAATAAAAACGGGCCGTCCGGCAAAGCTTTTTAAGTTTAATAAGTTGAAATATAATGAGTTGATTAATAAAGGCTTTCACTTTGAAATAAAGTTTGCGTAA
- a CDS encoding type 1 glutamine amidotransferase domain-containing protein produces MKKIALLAIVAFTALSTSAEAQKSNKKGMKKVLFVVTSNDKLGNTGEKTGFWSEEFAAPYYELLDQGVDITIASPLGGQPPIDPKSADPASATEDTKRFDADKVLQEKLKNTLKLSTVNQKDYDAVFYPGGHGPLWDLVEDRNSIALIESFYTHNKPVAFVCHAPAVLKNVKVNGQYLVKGKKVTGFTNAEEEAVGLTKVVPFLLEDALASNGAIFSKGENWQPYAVADGLLITGQNPASSKLVAAKLLQELK; encoded by the coding sequence ATGAAGAAAATAGCATTACTCGCAATAGTTGCATTTACAGCTTTAAGCACATCTGCTGAAGCTCAAAAATCAAATAAAAAAGGGATGAAAAAAGTATTATTTGTTGTAACCAGCAATGATAAGCTGGGCAATACAGGAGAAAAAACAGGATTCTGGTCAGAAGAATTTGCTGCACCATATTATGAATTATTAGATCAAGGAGTTGATATTACCATTGCTTCTCCGCTTGGAGGCCAGCCGCCAATTGATCCAAAAAGTGCTGATCCAGCATCGGCAACTGAAGACACCAAACGTTTTGATGCCGATAAAGTTTTACAGGAAAAATTAAAAAATACTTTAAAACTTTCGACAGTAAACCAAAAAGATTACGATGCTGTTTTTTATCCAGGAGGTCACGGTCCGCTTTGGGATTTGGTCGAAGATAGAAACTCTATCGCTTTAATCGAATCTTTTTATACTCATAATAAACCTGTAGCTTTTGTTTGTCATGCTCCTGCTGTTCTAAAAAACGTAAAAGTAAACGGCCAATATTTAGTAAAAGGTAAAAAAGTTACCGGATTTACAAATGCCGAAGAAGAAGCGGTTGGTTTAACTAAAGTAGTTCCGTTTTTATTGGAAGATGCTTTAGCTTCAAATGGAGCCATTTTTTCTAAAGGAGAAAATTGGCAGCCTTACGCTGTTGCTGACGGACTTTTGATTACGGGCCAAAACCCTGCATCGTCTAAATTGGTAGCTGCAAAATTATTACAAGAATTGAAGTAA
- the pheS gene encoding phenylalanine--tRNA ligase subunit alpha: MIDKIKQHIEEAKAFNEKNKESLEQFRIKYLGSKGLLKELFTEFKNIPNDQKKDFGQVINTLKAVAEEKVRVIQEELESKEESKGVFGDLTRAAEPVIIGSRHPISIVKNQIIDIFANIGFNVSEGPEIEDDWHNFTALNLPEYHPARDMQDTFFIQTNPDVLLRTHTSSVQVRYMENHKPPIRTISPGRVFRNEAISSRSHCIFHQVEGLYIDKDVSFADLKQTLLYFTKEMFGKSKIRLRPSYFPFTEPSAEIDIYWGLKTETDYRITKGTGWLEIGGCGMVDPNVLKNCDINPDEYNGFAFGMGVERIAMLLYQIGDIRMFYENDVRFLEQFKANI, translated from the coding sequence ATGATAGATAAGATAAAACAGCACATAGAGGAAGCTAAAGCCTTTAATGAGAAAAATAAAGAATCGTTAGAACAATTCCGTATTAAATATTTAGGAAGTAAAGGTTTGCTGAAAGAACTTTTTACTGAATTTAAAAATATTCCAAACGACCAGAAAAAAGATTTTGGACAAGTAATCAATACTTTAAAAGCTGTTGCTGAAGAAAAAGTAAGAGTTATTCAGGAAGAACTTGAAAGCAAAGAAGAGTCTAAAGGAGTTTTTGGTGATTTAACGCGTGCGGCAGAACCCGTAATTATTGGTTCTCGTCACCCAATTTCTATCGTTAAAAATCAAATCATCGATATTTTTGCTAATATCGGATTCAACGTTTCTGAAGGACCAGAAATCGAAGACGATTGGCATAACTTTACAGCATTGAACTTGCCAGAGTATCATCCGGCACGTGATATGCAAGATACATTTTTCATTCAGACCAATCCTGATGTGTTGTTGCGTACGCATACATCATCTGTTCAGGTGCGTTATATGGAAAATCATAAACCGCCAATTCGTACGATTTCTCCAGGACGCGTTTTCCGTAACGAAGCAATTTCATCTCGTTCACACTGTATTTTCCATCAAGTGGAAGGATTGTACATTGACAAAGATGTGTCTTTTGCCGATTTGAAGCAGACTTTGCTTTATTTCACAAAAGAAATGTTCGGAAAATCTAAGATTCGTCTTCGTCCATCTTATTTCCCATTTACAGAGCCAAGTGCTGAGATTGATATCTATTGGGGACTAAAAACAGAAACGGATTACCGTATCACAAAAGGAACAGGCTGGTTAGAAATTGGAGGTTGCGGAATGGTAGATCCAAACGTTTTGAAAAACTGTGATATCAATCCAGATGAATACAACGGATTTGCTTTCGGAATGGGAGTGGAGCGTATTGCAATGCTTTTATACCAAATTGGCGATATTCGTATGTTTTACGAAAATGATGTTCGTTTCTTAGAGCAGTTTAAAGCAAATATTTAA
- a CDS encoding CvpA family protein, which produces MSFFDIIVAALLGYSLYKGIKNGLFVEVASFISLLLGIYLAIKFSSLMTGWISKHVSWNPTNIQITAFILTFILVVIGVYFLAKILTGIADFAMLGWMNKLGGGFFRILKTILILSIFIALFEKINFNNTFAKKETLDNYIFYNPVKKVAAFVYPSIEKWYETFKKEHSEKPEEEKERNIDKE; this is translated from the coding sequence ATGAGTTTTTTTGATATTATTGTAGCCGCACTTTTAGGATACAGTTTGTACAAGGGCATTAAAAATGGACTTTTTGTAGAAGTTGCTTCTTTTATTTCTTTGCTATTAGGAATTTATCTTGCCATTAAATTTTCTTCGTTAATGACTGGATGGATTTCAAAACATGTTTCGTGGAATCCAACCAACATTCAGATTACGGCTTTTATCTTAACTTTTATTCTTGTTGTAATTGGTGTTTATTTCTTAGCGAAAATATTAACGGGAATCGCCGATTTTGCCATGTTAGGCTGGATGAATAAACTTGGTGGTGGATTTTTCAGAATTTTAAAAACGATTCTTATTCTAAGTATTTTTATTGCTTTGTTTGAGAAAATCAATTTCAATAATACATTCGCTAAAAAGGAAACTTTAGATAATTATATTTTTTATAATCCAGTAAAAAAAGTCGCTGCTTTTGTATATCCTTCAATAGAAAAATGGTACGAGACTTTTAAAAAAGAACATTCTGAAAAGCCAGAAGAAGAAAAAGAACGGAATATAGACAAGGAATAA
- a CDS encoding NAD(P)H-dependent glycerol-3-phosphate dehydrogenase produces MSEKLKFAVIGGGSWATAIAKMLCVNLSEIAWYMRNESAIEHLQKYKHNPNYLSSVEFDTNKLKLTSNINEAIEYADYIIFAIPSAFLDAELKNMTVSLADKIIFSAIKGIVPETSLIVGEHFHIQYDIPYYNIGVITGPCHAEEVALERLSYLTIACGDPDKAKMVAKSLSGNYIKAKISDDIIGTEYAAMLKNIYSIAAGIAHGLGYGDNFQSVLMSNAIREMKKFIRKVHKMKRNINDSAYLGDLLVTGYSVFSRNRMFGNMIGKGYTVKSAMMEMSMVAEGYYATKSAYKLNQGYGAKTPIIDAVYAVLYEGKDAKTVFKKLTESLD; encoded by the coding sequence ATGAGCGAAAAGTTAAAGTTTGCAGTAATTGGAGGAGGAAGTTGGGCAACGGCAATTGCCAAAATGCTGTGTGTGAATCTTTCAGAAATTGCGTGGTATATGCGTAATGAATCTGCAATTGAACATCTCCAGAAATATAAACACAATCCTAATTATTTAAGTTCTGTTGAATTTGACACCAACAAACTTAAACTGACAAGCAATATAAACGAAGCAATAGAATATGCAGATTATATCATTTTTGCAATTCCGTCAGCTTTCTTAGATGCCGAATTAAAAAATATGACCGTTTCTCTAGCCGATAAAATTATTTTTTCTGCTATTAAAGGAATTGTTCCTGAAACGAGTTTAATTGTTGGCGAACATTTCCACATTCAATATGATATTCCATATTATAATATTGGAGTTATAACAGGTCCTTGTCACGCTGAAGAAGTGGCTTTAGAAAGACTTTCTTACCTAACAATTGCGTGTGGTGATCCTGATAAAGCTAAAATGGTAGCAAAATCACTTTCCGGAAATTATATTAAAGCCAAAATTTCAGACGACATTATCGGAACTGAATATGCCGCGATGCTGAAAAACATTTACTCTATTGCTGCCGGAATTGCTCACGGTTTAGGATATGGCGACAACTTTCAGTCAGTTTTAATGAGTAATGCAATTCGCGAAATGAAGAAATTCATCAGAAAAGTGCATAAAATGAAACGTAACATTAACGATTCGGCTTATTTAGGCGATTTATTGGTTACAGGATATTCCGTTTTCTCTAGAAATAGAATGTTCGGAAACATGATTGGAAAAGGATATACTGTAAAAAGTGCCATGATGGAAATGAGCATGGTTGCCGAAGGTTACTACGCAACAAAAAGTGCTTATAAACTAAATCAAGGCTACGGAGCAAAAACACCAATTATAGACGCTGTTTATGCGGTTTTATACGAAGGAAAAGATGCCAAAACGGTTTTCAAGAAATTGACTGAGTCTTTGGATTAG
- a CDS encoding LysR family transcriptional regulator: protein MVNLEWYRTFKAVYKNGNFSIAAKELFMSQPAVSQQISMLEAHVGNKLFNRKSKGVEPTEYAKLLNNLIIDALDRLESVETGFRAKAEDATRLISVGVSKHLFDCIGNLLISKFDLIDFTFAENDELFALVDAKKLDFAITTKRFDTFDTTYEIVGKIKLILVAPTSLDITEFRQKLKADNYNEIEQWLNAQKWYSHDARIPHIKLFWLHAFNKKRPSMVPNYIIPSEAEMLRLLAKNDGIAATWNCNARNYIKENKLQLVWNSFHVPEEFVYLLTPKNNNLKSFFDIIEKELKLFFGNRL, encoded by the coding sequence ATGGTAAATCTAGAATGGTACAGAACATTTAAAGCGGTTTATAAAAATGGTAATTTTTCGATCGCTGCAAAAGAGTTGTTTATGAGTCAGCCTGCCGTAAGTCAGCAGATTTCAATGCTTGAAGCGCACGTTGGAAATAAATTATTTAATCGGAAGTCAAAAGGGGTAGAGCCAACCGAATACGCTAAGTTACTGAATAATTTGATAATAGATGCGCTTGATCGTCTGGAAAGTGTCGAAACTGGCTTTCGTGCAAAGGCAGAAGATGCTACCCGATTAATTTCTGTTGGAGTTTCAAAACATCTTTTTGACTGCATTGGAAATCTTTTAATTTCGAAGTTTGATTTAATCGATTTTACTTTTGCAGAAAATGATGAACTTTTTGCTTTAGTGGATGCTAAAAAATTAGACTTTGCTATTACCACAAAAAGATTTGACACTTTTGATACTACTTACGAAATAGTAGGGAAGATTAAATTGATTCTAGTTGCTCCAACCTCTTTAGACATAACGGAATTCCGCCAGAAATTAAAGGCAGATAATTATAATGAAATAGAACAATGGCTTAATGCTCAAAAATGGTACAGCCACGACGCTCGCATTCCACATATAAAACTATTTTGGCTTCACGCTTTTAATAAAAAAAGACCGTCGATGGTTCCAAATTATATTATTCCGTCAGAAGCTGAAATGCTCAGACTTTTGGCTAAAAATGATGGAATTGCAGCAACTTGGAATTGTAACGCGAGAAATTATATCAAGGAAAACAAATTGCAGTTGGTTTGGAATAGTTTTCATGTTCCCGAAGAGTTTGTGTATTTATTGACACCAAAAAACAATAATTTAAAATCGTTTTTTGATATTATTGAGAAAGAACTGAAATTGTTTTTCGGAAATAGATTATGA
- a CDS encoding iron-containing alcohol dehydrogenase — protein sequence MLNFELYNPTNLVFGKGQIEKLSTLVPKDAKILLAYGGGSIFKNGIYDQVINNLKGFEIVEFGGIEPNPRFETLMKAVDVIKAEKIDFILAVGGGSVIDGVKFISGAVHFEGNPIDILQKRILIKENAMPFGTVLTLPATGSEMNSGYVVTIEATQEKLSSGGSALFPQFSICDPTVISSLPKRQIENGVVDAYTHVMEQYLTYPTDAFLQDRIAEGILQTLIEVGPGVVKNPTDYTLASNFMWSCTMALNGLIQKGVPSDWATHMIGHELTALYEIDHARTLAVIGPNLYKVMFETKKAKLAQYGRRIFNLTGSDEEVAKEAINKTVEFFHTMGMDTKLSQYTNDYSKTADFIVNRFDERGWKGLGENQLITLDKVRSIVELSY from the coding sequence ATGCTAAACTTTGAATTATACAATCCGACAAACTTGGTTTTCGGAAAAGGACAAATTGAAAAACTTTCGACTTTAGTACCAAAAGATGCAAAAATTCTTTTGGCTTATGGCGGTGGAAGTATATTTAAAAATGGTATTTATGACCAAGTAATCAACAATCTTAAAGGTTTTGAAATTGTAGAATTTGGCGGAATCGAACCAAACCCAAGATTTGAAACTTTAATGAAAGCGGTTGATGTGATTAAAGCAGAAAAAATCGACTTTATTTTGGCTGTTGGTGGCGGATCTGTAATTGACGGTGTGAAATTTATTTCGGGAGCTGTTCATTTTGAAGGAAATCCGATTGACATTTTACAGAAACGTATTTTGATTAAAGAAAATGCAATGCCTTTTGGAACTGTTTTAACGCTTCCAGCAACGGGAAGCGAAATGAATTCTGGATACGTGGTAACAATTGAAGCAACTCAGGAAAAATTATCTTCTGGCGGAAGTGCTTTATTTCCACAATTTTCTATCTGTGATCCGACTGTAATTTCTTCTTTACCAAAAAGACAGATCGAAAACGGAGTTGTAGATGCCTACACGCACGTAATGGAACAATATTTAACATATCCTACAGATGCATTTCTTCAGGATCGAATTGCCGAAGGAATTTTACAGACTTTAATTGAAGTTGGTCCTGGAGTGGTAAAAAACCCAACCGATTATACTTTGGCTTCTAATTTTATGTGGAGCTGTACAATGGCTTTAAACGGATTAATTCAGAAAGGTGTTCCAAGCGATTGGGCAACACACATGATTGGTCACGAATTAACAGCTCTTTACGAAATTGATCATGCTAGAACTCTGGCTGTTATTGGTCCGAATTTGTATAAAGTGATGTTTGAAACTAAAAAAGCAAAATTAGCACAATACGGACGAAGAATTTTCAACTTAACAGGTTCTGACGAAGAAGTAGCAAAAGAAGCCATCAACAAAACAGTGGAATTTTTTCATACAATGGGAATGGATACCAAACTTTCGCAATACACAAATGATTATTCTAAAACAGCCGATTTTATTGTAAATCGTTTCGACGAAAGAGGCTGGAAAGGTCTTGGCGAAAACCAACTGATAACTTTAGATAAGGTAAGATCTATTGTTGAACTTTCGTATTAG